A DNA window from Gigantopelta aegis isolate Gae_Host chromosome 4, Gae_host_genome, whole genome shotgun sequence contains the following coding sequences:
- the LOC121370061 gene encoding uncharacterized protein LOC121370061, giving the protein MQKKTVQQVVFLTDALSVLQALQGEKLPHLNEAMQEVAKGKTSTLQWIPAHCGIPGNEDADRLAKLGANHVQPSNTLASQRRNTLIKAANRPQTEQDDYHLLSRLEQVTLLRLRTGHNRLNAHMFRKFKLAATPTLQLWPGRPNSRTHLTGVSNSSRPETS; this is encoded by the coding sequence ATGCAAAAGAAGACTGTCCAACAAGTTGTCTTCCTCACAGATGCTCTCTCAGTCCTACAAGCCTTGCAAGGGGAAAAACTTCCTCACCTGAATGAAGCCATGCAAGAGGTAGCCAAAGGAAAGACGAGTACTCTACAGTGGATCCCAGCACATTGTGGGATTCCAGGAAATGAGGACGCAGACAGGCTAGCCAAGCTAGGAGCTAATCATGTACAGCCCAGCAACACATTAGCTTCTCAGAGAAGAAACACCTTGATAAAGGCAGCCAACAGACCCCAGACAGAACAAGATGATTACCACCTTCTCAGTCGCTTGGAACAAGTAACACTGTTGAGACTCCGGACAGGCCACAACCGACTGAATGCTCACATGTTCAGAAAGTTTAAACTTGCAGCAACACCAACCCTGCAGTTGTGGCCTGGAAGACCAAACAGCAGAACACATCTTACAGGCGTGTCCAATTCATCAAGACCTGAGACAAGCTGA